From the Panthera leo isolate Ple1 chromosome C1, P.leo_Ple1_pat1.1, whole genome shotgun sequence genome, one window contains:
- the LOC122228640 gene encoding histone H4 yields the protein MSGRGKGGKGLGKGGAKRHRKVLRDNIQGITKPAIRRLARRGGVKRISGLIYEETRGVLKVFLENVIRDAVTYTEHAKRKTVTAMDVVYALKRQGRTLYGFGG from the coding sequence ATGTCGGGGAGAGGAAAGGGCGGCAAAGGCTTGGGCAAGGGGGGTGCCAAGCGCCACCGCAAAGTTTTGAGAGACAACATCCAAGGGATCACGAAGCCGGCAATTCGGCGCCTTGCCCGGCGTGGAGGAGTCAAGCGGATCTCCGGTCTCATCTACGAGGAGACCCGGGGCGTGCTGAAGGTTTTCCTGGAAAACGTCATTCGGGATGCAGTCACCTACACTGAGCACGCCAAGCGCAAGACGGTCACGGCTATGGACGTAGTGTATGCCCTGAAGCGACAGGGACGCACCCTGTATGGTTTCGGAGGCTAA
- the LOC122228635 gene encoding histone H2A type 2-A — protein MSGRGKQGGKARAKAKSRSSRAGLQFPVGRVHRLLRKGNYAERVGAGAPVYMAAVLEYLTAEILELAGNAARDNKKTRIIPRHLQLAIRNDEELNKLLGKVTIAQGGVLPNIQAVLLPKKTESHHKAKGK, from the coding sequence ATGTCTGGCCGTGGCAAGCAAGGAGGCAAGGCCCGCGCCAAGGCTAAGTCGCGTTCGTCCCGCGCCGGTCTGCAGTTCCCGGTGGGCCGAGTGCACCGCCTGCTGCGCAAGGGCAACTACGCCGAGCGGGTGGGGGCCGGCGCGCCGGTCTACATGGCGGCGGTGCTGGAGTATCTGACGGCGGAAATCCTGGAGCTGGCGGGGAACGCGGCCCGCGACAACAAGAAGACGCGCATCATCCCCCGCCACCTGCAGCTGGCCATCCGCAACGACGAGGAACTGAACAAGCTGTTGGGCAAAGTCACTATCGCCCAGGGCGGCGTGCTGCCCAACATCCAGGCCGTGTTGCTCCCCAAGAAGACGGAGAGCCACCACAAGGCAAAGGGCAAGTGA
- the LOC122228638 gene encoding histone H2B type 2-E-like, with product MPEPAKAAPAPKKGSKKAVTKAQKKDGKKRKRSRKESYSIYVYKVLKQVHPDTGISSKAMGIMNSFVNDIFERIAGEASRLAHYNKRSTITSREIQTAVRLLLPGELAKHAVSEGTKAVTKYTSSK from the coding sequence ATGCCCGAGCCGGCAAAGGCCGCCCCCGCGCCCAAGAAGGGCTCGAAGAAGGCGGTCACCAAAGCCCAGAAGAAGGACGGCAAGAAGCGCAAGCGCAGCCGCAAGGAGAGTTACTCCATCTACGTGTACAAGGTGCTCAAGCAGGTGCACCCCGACACCGGCATCTCGTCCAAGGCCATGGGCATCATGAACTCGTTCGTCAACGACATCTTCGAGCGCATCGCCGGCGAGGCCTCCCGCCTGGCGCACTACAACAAGCGCTCGACCATCACGTCCCGGGAGATCCAGACGGCTGTGCGCCTGCTGCTGCCCGGCGAGCTGGCCAAGCACGCCGTGTCCGAGGGCACCAAGGCCGTCACCAAGTACACCAGCTCCAAGTGA
- the LOC122228639 gene encoding histone H2B type 2-E-like, whose amino-acid sequence MPEPAKAAPAPKKGSKKAVTKAQKKDGKKRKRSRKESYSIYVYKVLKQVHPDTGISSKAMGIMNSFVNDIFERIAGEASRLAHYNKRSTITSREIQTAVRLLLPGELAKHAVSEGTKAVTKYTSSK is encoded by the coding sequence ATGCCCGAGCCGGCAAAGGCCGCCCCCGCGCCCAAGAAGGGCTCGAAGAAGGCGGTCACCAAAGCCCAGAAGAAGGACGGCAAGAAGCGCAAGCGCAGCCGCAAGGAGAGTTACTCCATCTACGTGTACAAGGTGCTCAAGCAGGTGCACCCCGACACCGGCATCTCGTCCAAGGCCATGGGCATCATGAACTCGTTCGTCAACGACATCTTCGAGCGCATCGCCGGCGAGGCCTCCCGCCTGGCGCACTACAACAAGCGCTCGACCATCACGTCCCGGGAGATCCAGACGGCTGTGCGCCTGCTGCTGCCCGGCGAGCTGGCCAAGCACGCCGTGTCCGAGGGTACCAAGGCCGTCACCAAGTACACCAGCTCCAAGTGA
- the LOC122228634 gene encoding histone H3, whose amino-acid sequence MARTKQTARKSTGGKAPRKQLATKAARKSAPATGGVKKPHRYRPGTVALREIRRYQKSTELLIRKLPFQRLVREIAQDFKTDLRFQSSAVMALQEASEAYLVGLFEDTNLCAIHAKRVTIMPKDIQLARRIRGERA is encoded by the coding sequence ATGGCCCGTACAAAGCAGACCGCCCGCAAGTCGACCGGCGGCAAGGCCCCGCGGAAGCAGCTGGCCACCAAGGCGGCCCGCAAGAGCGCGCCCGCCACGGGCGGCGTGAAGAAGCCGCACCGCTACCGGCCGGGCACCGTGGCCCTGCGGGAGATCCGGCGCTACCAGAAGTCCACCGAGCTGCTGATCCGCAAGCTGCCGTTCCAGCGGCTGGTGCGCGAGATCGCGCAGGACTTCAAGACGGACCTGCGCTTCCAGAGCTCGGCCGTGATGGCGCTGCAGGAGGCGAGCGAGGCCTACCTGGTGGGGCTGTTCGAGGACACGAACCTGTGCGCTATCCACGCCAAGCGCGTCACTATCATGCCCAAGGACATCCAGCTGGCTCGCCGTATCCGCGGGGAGCGGGCTTAA